From the genome of Gemmatimonas sp. UBA7669, one region includes:
- the glmM gene encoding phosphoglucosamine mutase, producing MISTRRPMAFDGLMVSVSGVRGRVAEALTPEVVATFAAAFGAWASRDGNFKVVVGRDSRVSGPMFTRIVHGALESVGCTVIDIGMAPTPTIQLAVEHHHAAGGLGITASHNPIEWNALKFIGPSGLFLSAAEGAEMRALLDSGIPRATWDKLGHITRDDEAVARHLEQLLALPWLDVEGIRSRRFRVALDCCHGAGSVIMPALLSELGCEVYGINMESDGRFHRPPEPVPENLGELEALVRATQAHVGFATDPDVDRLALVLDDGKAPGEDYTLAFAVRAVLRHRRGPVVTNLSTSKVVSDVADEMGVPFHFAKVGEVNVALAMRDLGATIGGEGNGGVILPELHLGRDAPLGAALMLQLMHEEGRPLSQLKAERPQYVIVKDKLDRPDAPLDAVYEALRAAFADARADTQDGLRLDWSDRWVHLRPSGTEPIVRVIAEAPTDADARALIAQARGPLDALVSL from the coding sequence ATGATCTCGACGAGGAGACCGATGGCGTTCGATGGGTTGATGGTGAGTGTGTCGGGAGTGCGCGGGCGCGTGGCGGAAGCGCTCACGCCCGAGGTGGTCGCGACCTTTGCGGCGGCGTTCGGCGCGTGGGCCTCACGCGACGGCAACTTCAAGGTCGTCGTGGGCCGCGACAGTCGCGTGTCGGGGCCCATGTTCACCCGCATTGTACATGGCGCGCTCGAGTCGGTGGGCTGCACCGTGATCGACATCGGTATGGCGCCCACGCCCACTATTCAGCTGGCGGTGGAGCATCACCACGCCGCGGGTGGCCTTGGCATCACGGCCAGTCACAACCCCATCGAGTGGAACGCACTCAAGTTCATTGGCCCCTCCGGACTGTTTCTTTCCGCGGCCGAAGGCGCGGAGATGCGGGCGCTGCTCGACTCCGGCATTCCGCGCGCCACCTGGGACAAGCTCGGTCACATCACGCGTGATGACGAGGCGGTCGCGCGGCATCTTGAGCAGCTGCTTGCGCTGCCGTGGCTTGATGTGGAGGGCATCCGCTCCCGCCGATTCCGTGTTGCGCTCGACTGCTGCCATGGCGCGGGCAGCGTCATCATGCCCGCGTTGCTGAGTGAGTTGGGCTGCGAGGTGTACGGCATCAACATGGAGAGCGACGGGCGCTTCCATCGGCCGCCCGAGCCGGTGCCCGAGAACCTCGGTGAGCTCGAAGCGCTGGTGCGTGCCACGCAGGCCCATGTGGGATTCGCGACCGATCCGGATGTCGATCGGCTCGCACTGGTGCTGGATGACGGCAAGGCGCCCGGTGAAGACTACACGCTGGCCTTCGCAGTGCGCGCGGTGCTGCGGCATCGGCGCGGCCCGGTGGTGACCAATCTCTCCACCAGCAAGGTCGTCTCCGACGTCGCCGACGAGATGGGTGTGCCCTTTCATTTTGCCAAGGTGGGCGAAGTGAATGTGGCGCTCGCCATGCGCGATCTTGGCGCCACGATTGGCGGTGAGGGCAACGGTGGTGTGATTCTGCCCGAGTTGCATTTGGGCCGCGACGCGCCGCTGGGTGCGGCGCTCATGCTGCAGCTCATGCACGAAGAAGGACGTCCGCTTTCGCAGCTCAAGGCGGAACGCCCGCAGTATGTGATCGTGAAGGACAAGCTGGATCGCCCCGATGCACCGCTCGATGCGGTGTACGAGGCGCTGCGCGCGGCCTTTGCCGACGCGCGCGCCGATACGCAGGACGGTCTGCGCCTCGATTGGAGTGACCGCTGGGTGCACCTGCGCCCGTCGGGCACCGAACCCATCGTGCGTGTGATCGCTGAAGCCCCGACCGACGCCGACGCCCGCGCGCTCATCGCGCAGGCCCGCGGCCCGCTGGACGCACTCGTTTCCCTTTGA